The Niastella koreensis GR20-10 genome includes a window with the following:
- a CDS encoding DUF5018 domain-containing protein gives MKQIFLYILGATIVTNLASSCRKADAVPRQGGKALSDVYATIEGFGGNRLFEPRYSNDTIYIDVPYFYQPDSNNPTDLSKIIIRTTISTDAKITPQLGSPMDVREPLHLTVTSGTGEVSNYVLVVRNVADLVLRTAAFTYMENGVPQTIDGVIDNTTNEVKFYVVPGTDVSAVKLTTTVSPHAIQGITDGSVIDLSQNKTVPYTVTGNDKTKRTYTFKALDPVKLNYGVGISRLLWKKDAVNITGFTTNDNNRSMAVSGNYLVLALSTTPSTFKIYDRKTGAYVQDMAVPPGSLRSFAIANDSAGHILISSWAPKNSVFYVYKYNDPFDVNPVKLIQWTNNNPAAITGDGGVGRRINVYGDVNKNAILDATAGVSNITYSWQVTNGTMVNNTPTPLAYQTMAGGTTWSFYAEAQPASTTANGDYFVNYAGEIALVNGASNSRSVAFTSETAVIGLNHMAMDYFQFNNASFLAVQRFTNGTNSKAGFSLFDVTKSSNIGLTSTAAGFKDFRVFASPDANDITASANGNGAGDICTVLNDDRERVCVYMLLTNGGIMAYEFTKYAP, from the coding sequence ATGAAACAAATATTTCTCTATATACTGGGAGCAACAATAGTTACAAATTTGGCTTCTTCCTGTCGCAAAGCTGATGCCGTGCCCCGGCAGGGCGGAAAAGCCCTCAGCGATGTGTATGCGACCATCGAAGGGTTTGGCGGTAACCGGTTGTTTGAACCCCGGTATAGTAATGATACCATTTATATAGATGTGCCTTATTTCTATCAGCCAGATTCAAATAACCCGACCGATCTGTCAAAAATTATTATCCGTACTACTATTTCAACCGACGCCAAAATAACGCCGCAACTGGGTTCACCCATGGATGTGCGCGAGCCGCTGCATTTGACGGTGACATCAGGAACCGGTGAAGTAAGCAATTATGTACTGGTAGTACGTAATGTGGCCGACCTGGTATTGCGCACAGCTGCTTTTACCTATATGGAAAACGGTGTGCCGCAAACCATCGATGGCGTAATTGATAACACCACCAACGAAGTAAAATTTTATGTGGTACCCGGCACCGATGTATCGGCAGTGAAACTGACCACTACCGTGAGCCCGCATGCAATACAAGGCATAACCGATGGCTCTGTTATTGATCTGTCACAGAATAAAACCGTTCCATATACCGTAACCGGTAACGATAAAACAAAACGTACCTATACGTTCAAAGCGCTGGATCCGGTAAAACTGAACTATGGAGTAGGTATCAGCCGCCTGTTGTGGAAAAAGGATGCAGTCAATATCACCGGGTTCACCACCAATGACAACAACCGCTCCATGGCGGTAAGTGGAAATTACCTGGTGCTGGCATTAAGCACCACACCATCTACTTTTAAAATATACGATCGTAAAACCGGGGCGTATGTGCAGGATATGGCAGTGCCGCCCGGCAGCTTGCGCAGCTTTGCCATTGCCAACGACTCGGCCGGCCACATCCTGATTTCTTCCTGGGCGCCGAAGAATTCTGTGTTCTATGTATACAAATACAATGATCCGTTTGATGTAAACCCGGTAAAGCTGATCCAGTGGACGAATAACAACCCGGCTGCCATAACCGGAGATGGAGGAGTGGGCAGAAGGATAAATGTATATGGCGATGTAAACAAGAACGCGATCCTCGACGCTACAGCCGGTGTGTCGAATATTACCTACAGCTGGCAGGTGACCAATGGTACCATGGTAAATAATACGCCAACGCCATTAGCTTATCAAACAATGGCCGGTGGTACTACCTGGTCGTTCTACGCCGAAGCGCAACCGGCTTCAACCACTGCCAATGGCGATTACTTTGTAAACTATGCAGGAGAAATAGCCCTGGTAAATGGGGCCAGTAACAGCCGGTCCGTAGCGTTCACTTCAGAAACAGCGGTCATTGGCCTCAACCACATGGCCATGGATTATTTCCAGTTCAACAATGCAAGTTTCCTGGCGGTTCAACGGTTTACCAATGGTACCAACAGCAAGGCGGGCTTTAGCCTGTTCGATGTTACAAAAAGCTCCAATATAGGGCTTACATCAACGGCGGCCGGGTTCAAAGACTTCAGGGTATTTGCTTCGCCCGATGCCAACGACATAACCGCCAGTGCCAATGGCAATGGGGCAGGAGATATTTGCACGGTACTGAACGACGACCGCGAAAGAGTGTGTGTATACATGTTACTGACCAATGGCGGTATTATGGCTTACGAATTCACCAAATACGCTCCTTAA
- a CDS encoding family 10 glycosylhydrolase, which translates to MKQIAHVMNILVAVLLLATVACKKNGASGDAGGTDGSIADTVRRRNVLAWVDCRSNVYGTTGRFNDTAQIRKTLDTLKSIGVTGLVMDVKGSAGYTMYPSAYTTQYTSIGGKSFTPNVDYVAFMVDEAHKRNMKIYASTVTFVEGDASRGMGTLYDNAAFKSNYESIVCDVNGNRVSITSTGRNGFVNPAQPAVQERALNIIKEIVTKYNVDGLILDYARYADIYADFSDFSKNQFISFLQDRFQDNTAANMNFPKDIVASWKESAGSVLPNVTGKYFNKWLLYRSGVIYDFFKKARATVKAVKSNVEFGVYVGAWYGTYYQVGVNWASQDYDPFGDQTIRFDWAYPRYNETGYAEQLDILMTGNYFTQILLSENSATANLKYHWWSIEGSINGIKYITKNKVPHYGSVDMGNLNWSSKSELTRAIKYIIDNTTGGVMLFDVVHMYAPETNQLKQPLWDAVAAGIKK; encoded by the coding sequence ATGAAACAAATAGCTCATGTAATGAATATATTGGTAGCCGTGCTGCTGCTGGCCACCGTAGCCTGTAAAAAGAACGGCGCTTCAGGCGATGCAGGTGGTACCGATGGCAGCATTGCCGATACCGTACGCCGGCGTAATGTGCTGGCCTGGGTAGATTGCCGCTCGAACGTGTATGGCACAACGGGCAGATTCAATGATACCGCCCAGATCAGGAAAACACTCGATACCTTAAAGAGCATAGGCGTTACCGGGCTGGTGATGGATGTAAAAGGCAGCGCGGGGTATACCATGTATCCCAGCGCCTATACCACGCAGTATACTTCAATTGGCGGAAAAAGTTTTACGCCCAATGTAGACTATGTGGCTTTTATGGTGGATGAAGCGCACAAACGGAACATGAAGATCTATGCTTCCACGGTAACCTTTGTGGAAGGTGACGCCAGCCGGGGAATGGGAACACTGTATGATAATGCGGCATTCAAAAGCAATTACGAATCCATTGTATGCGATGTAAACGGGAACCGGGTGTCTATTACCAGCACCGGCCGCAATGGGTTTGTAAACCCGGCGCAGCCTGCCGTACAGGAACGGGCCCTGAACATAATAAAGGAGATCGTAACAAAGTATAATGTAGATGGCCTTATTCTGGACTATGCCCGCTATGCAGATATTTATGCCGATTTTTCAGATTTCAGTAAAAACCAGTTCATCAGTTTTTTGCAGGACAGGTTTCAGGATAATACAGCGGCTAACATGAACTTCCCCAAAGACATTGTAGCCAGCTGGAAGGAAAGCGCGGGTTCGGTACTACCCAACGTTACCGGCAAGTATTTTAATAAATGGTTATTGTACCGCTCAGGGGTTATTTACGATTTCTTTAAAAAGGCCCGTGCCACGGTGAAAGCGGTTAAATCGAATGTGGAGTTTGGCGTATATGTTGGGGCGTGGTATGGTACCTATTACCAGGTAGGTGTTAACTGGGCGAGCCAGGATTACGATCCGTTCGGCGATCAAACCATCCGCTTCGATTGGGCTTATCCCAGGTACAATGAAACCGGGTATGCCGAACAGCTCGACATCCTGATGACCGGTAATTATTTTACCCAGATCTTATTATCAGAGAACAGCGCCACGGCTAACCTGAAGTACCACTGGTGGAGTATCGAAGGATCGATCAACGGTATCAAATACATCACCAAAAACAAGGTGCCGCATTATGGCAGTGTGGATATGGGTAACCTGAACTGGTCGAGCAAATCGGAATTAACGCGCGCCATCAAATATATTATCGATAATACAACAGGCGGTGTGATGCTGTTTGATGTAGTGCACATGTATGCACCGGAAACCAATCAATTAAAGCAGCCCTTGTGGGATGCGGTAGCGGCGGGGATAAAGAAGTGA
- a CDS encoding DUF5009 domain-containing protein has translation MRLKNSREDAQLPLHGKGPGGGRNKSLDALRGFAILAMVLSSSIAFCILPAWMYHAQTPPPGHVYTPELPGITWVDLVFPFFLFSMGAAIPLALHKKVKEGSGTAMVLYTAIRRFAGLVFFALFTMHARSMSKEPESWHYVLQLVSFVLLFFQWYIPANTLYKNRWLVIRTLAFAGAGCLLLFLPFKDGNGFSLYRSDIIILVLANMALFGTIVWWFTQNKPAWRIALLPFLMAIILGAKTPGSWNEMVMQWSPAGWMYKFYYLKYLFIIIPGTLAGDWLVADAGSNKPEADELPPQTIKKMAALSVLIIVANVILLLGRHTNLNVTITGCCCAACYFILYQIPQKQLSLIHRFFTAGAYLLLLGLFFEAWEGGIKKDPSTFSYYFVTAGLAFFMLMAFEGLQLTNIGKRIIGYFSNNGRNPMVAYVAGNLLLLPLLHVSGGYELYTGMQKNIAGGVVSGLLFTGIVSIITVVFTKKGWQWKT, from the coding sequence ATGAGGTTAAAGAATTCACGCGAGGATGCCCAGCTCCCCCTCCACGGGAAGGGGCCGGGGGGAGGCCGCAACAAAAGTTTAGACGCATTACGGGGCTTCGCCATTTTGGCGATGGTACTCTCCAGCAGCATTGCCTTTTGCATTTTGCCTGCCTGGATGTACCATGCACAAACGCCACCGCCCGGGCATGTGTATACCCCGGAGTTGCCGGGCATTACCTGGGTTGACCTGGTGTTCCCTTTCTTCCTGTTCAGTATGGGCGCTGCCATTCCGCTGGCCCTGCATAAAAAAGTGAAGGAAGGAAGCGGAACAGCCATGGTGTTATATACGGCTATCCGGCGCTTTGCAGGCCTTGTGTTCTTTGCGCTGTTCACGATGCATGCGCGCAGTATGAGCAAAGAACCGGAAAGCTGGCATTATGTGCTGCAGCTGGTATCGTTCGTGTTGTTGTTCTTTCAGTGGTATATACCGGCCAACACCCTGTACAAAAACCGGTGGCTGGTAATAAGAACGCTGGCTTTTGCCGGAGCGGGTTGTTTGTTGCTGTTTTTGCCTTTTAAAGATGGAAATGGATTTTCATTATACCGGAGTGATATTATCATTCTGGTGCTGGCCAATATGGCGCTGTTTGGCACCATCGTTTGGTGGTTCACCCAAAACAAACCGGCCTGGCGGATTGCCCTTTTACCTTTTCTGATGGCCATTATCCTGGGCGCCAAAACGCCCGGAAGCTGGAACGAAATGGTAATGCAATGGTCGCCGGCCGGCTGGATGTATAAGTTCTATTACCTGAAATATTTGTTCATTATAATACCAGGTACGCTGGCAGGCGACTGGCTGGTAGCGGATGCGGGTAGCAATAAACCGGAAGCGGATGAATTGCCGCCGCAAACAATAAAAAAAATGGCAGCACTCTCGGTGTTAATTATAGTGGCGAATGTAATATTGCTGCTAGGGCGGCATACGAACCTCAATGTAACAATAACGGGTTGCTGTTGCGCCGCCTGCTATTTTATCCTGTATCAAATACCACAAAAACAACTTTCTCTTATTCACCGGTTCTTTACAGCTGGCGCTTACCTGTTATTGCTGGGACTTTTTTTTGAAGCCTGGGAAGGCGGCATAAAAAAAGACCCCTCTACGTTCAGTTATTATTTTGTTACTGCCGGACTGGCCTTTTTTATGTTGATGGCTTTTGAAGGGTTACAATTGACGAATATAGGTAAGCGAATAATCGGTTATTTCAGTAATAATGGAAGAAATCCGATGGTTGCTTACGTGGCCGGTAACTTATTGCTGTTGCCGTTGCTGCACGTGAGCGGCGGTTATGAACTGTATACCGGCATGCAAAAAAATATAGCGGGTGGAGTAGTGAGTGGATTGTTATTTACAGGTATTGTTTCAATTATAACAGTGGTATTCACCAAAAAAGGGTGGCAATGGAAAACATAG
- a CDS encoding RagB/SusD family nutrient uptake outer membrane protein, which produces MSKMISTIKCTVLAASLIAMTPGCKVDVFPTDRYTEESIYSNASNMELYIAGMYAEFQKFQFGQFPIGYSNATDALTDIEKYTSTVAGNGTVNILATDASRVNAAGPQLNYWQTGYERIRRVNEFISGLNKYAKVDDGTRKQYEAEARFIRGYVYLWLVKLHGSVVLFDNLDQYSSNNHQRSSEEDCYKFIAADFQFAADNLPKQWPSTKTGRATMGAAYGMLARTWLYAASIAEYDKKQFNQDEFTGIPAASAQTYYQNAVTAAEAVIGLANQGYYALEANFTNTFYNKNTKEALFKVDYVAPQLTHTYDLGFAPPRDATGQCLVYGVPTAEMVDEFERIDGTKFLWSNPVHAANPYDNRDPRFYATILYNGSKWKSRTLNTTPGDGTEGFVEYASTTEPHKTVTGYYIKKMLDSTNTTFVVNASTQQWIEMRYAEVLLIHAEAKTKLNDISGAQQSLNKVRNRAGMPNTTASTAAQMMEAIEHERKVELAFEGHRYWDLRRWRKAHLVLNGVKFTGHRITGSGAGTTYEVVSCDNTNRQFTPALYYIPIPTTELQNNQALTQIKGW; this is translated from the coding sequence ATGAGCAAAATGATCTCAACTATAAAATGTACGGTGCTGGCTGCTTCATTGATCGCAATGACGCCCGGCTGTAAAGTAGATGTTTTTCCTACCGACCGCTACACCGAAGAATCTATCTACAGCAATGCCAGCAATATGGAACTCTATATTGCCGGCATGTACGCCGAATTTCAGAAGTTTCAATTTGGCCAGTTCCCCATCGGGTACAGCAATGCTACCGATGCGTTGACCGACATCGAAAAATATACATCTACCGTTGCCGGTAATGGTACGGTGAACATCCTGGCCACCGATGCCTCCAGGGTAAATGCCGCTGGTCCGCAATTGAACTACTGGCAAACAGGCTATGAGCGCATTCGCCGGGTAAATGAATTTATTTCCGGCCTGAACAAATACGCCAAGGTAGATGACGGTACAAGAAAACAGTATGAGGCCGAAGCGCGCTTTATCAGGGGCTATGTGTATTTGTGGCTGGTGAAACTGCATGGCAGCGTGGTGCTGTTCGATAACCTGGACCAGTACAGCTCCAACAACCACCAACGCTCATCGGAAGAGGATTGCTACAAATTCATTGCCGCCGATTTTCAATTTGCGGCCGATAACCTGCCCAAACAATGGCCATCCACTAAAACCGGCCGGGCTACTATGGGCGCTGCCTATGGCATGCTGGCACGTACCTGGTTGTATGCGGCTTCCATTGCCGAGTACGATAAAAAGCAATTCAACCAGGATGAATTTACCGGTATACCGGCTGCCAGTGCGCAAACCTACTACCAGAATGCAGTCACCGCCGCTGAAGCGGTGATAGGGCTGGCTAACCAGGGCTATTATGCGCTGGAAGCTAATTTTACCAATACTTTCTATAATAAGAACACCAAAGAGGCGCTGTTCAAGGTTGATTATGTAGCGCCCCAGCTTACGCATACCTACGACCTGGGTTTTGCTCCACCCCGCGACGCTACTGGCCAGTGCCTGGTGTATGGCGTGCCTACTGCCGAAATGGTAGATGAGTTTGAAAGAATTGACGGCACCAAATTCCTGTGGAGCAACCCGGTTCACGCAGCCAACCCATACGATAACCGCGATCCCCGCTTTTACGCCACCATCCTGTATAACGGTTCAAAATGGAAAAGCCGCACCCTCAATACCACGCCTGGCGATGGTACGGAGGGATTTGTAGAATATGCTTCCACTACCGAACCGCATAAAACGGTTACCGGCTATTACATCAAAAAAATGCTCGACTCCACCAATACCACTTTTGTGGTGAATGCAAGTACCCAGCAATGGATAGAGATGCGCTATGCAGAGGTGTTGCTGATCCACGCCGAAGCCAAAACAAAGCTGAACGATATCAGCGGCGCCCAGCAATCATTGAACAAAGTGCGTAACCGGGCAGGCATGCCCAACACCACCGCCAGTACCGCTGCACAAATGATGGAAGCGATAGAACATGAGCGTAAAGTGGAACTGGCCTTTGAAGGTCACCGGTACTGGGACCTGCGCAGATGGCGCAAGGCGCATCTGGTATTGAATGGCGTAAAATTCACCGGGCACAGGATCACCGGTTCAGGCGCCGGCACCACTTATGAAGTAGTGTCATGTGATAATACCAACCGCCAGTTCACCCCCGCGTTGTATTACATTCCTATTCCAACAACTGAATTGCAGAACAACCAGGCGTTGACGCAGATCAAAGGATGGTAA